The sequence below is a genomic window from Thalassoroseus pseudoceratinae.
TATGCCCCAAAAACCCCATTACTAATGCGATTAGGGAAGTCGTCGCCAGCACGGGTGCAGCGACCTGGATCGCGATGACGAGCGACTGATGGACTAGATCAATTAGCAAAGAAACAACGCTAGTCGAAACCCAAGCTTCGCCAACCGGCAAGATTTGAAACGTGTCTAACAACGCCGACAGGATCATAAGATGACCGCCGAGGGGTGTCATTACAAGAAACACAGTCATTCCAAACATATAGATTGCCTGGCCACCAAGACCAGAGTTCGTTCCTAACCCTGGGTTGAACACTTCTCCGAGTGCGGTCCCCGCTTGCTGATCGATCATTTCACCGGCGAGCTGCAGACCGCATAAGACGGTAAAAACGCCTAATCCCAATACGAATCCTAATGCGATCTCCCCCAGGATCGTTCGTGTAAAATCGAGAACGGTCAATGGCAGTCGCCAGATCGTTGCGAGTTGCGGAATCCCAACGGAATCCTCACCCCAAATTTCGACCGCAACCCGATATCGCCCCTCCCAGTTCTCAGGAACTTCATCCTGACTAATCCGCTGATCATGATTCCGATCGACAGCAATCAGAACTTTCTCTTCTTGAATCGGAATCAACGGTGCGACGACTACGGAAAGACTTACTGCAAACAGTGCACGAACCTTGATCGGAACGGCCGGCGTCCCAAACAGTGGCCCGAGAATCATTAAGCCACTCAGCCGAATAAAAACCAGCACCCAGATATAGAACCGTACCAGCAGCGTGTCGACTAGACTCGATGACAGAAAGTCTGTGAGTGAGGGTGATTGTAAGAAATCCATAGTCGATTGAATCACGAAGAACTTTGAGTCAGATTGGGTGCCACATTCTCAAAGACTTCTTGCGAGTACTCAACGACCTGCTCAAGCGTCCAAGGAAGCACAAACAGTAGGACAGCCATCATCGCGATGATCTTGGGAACAAAACTGAGTGTTTGATCCTGAAGTTGTGTCACCGCCTGAAAGATGCTGATTGCGAGCCCTACGATCACAGCAGTCAACATCACCGGCAAGCCGATGACGAGGGAAAGCAAAATTGCGGAACGCATCAACTCGGTTGCTTGGTCCGCAGTCATCGAAGTATCCGTTTCTCTAATGATTTCCCACAAGTGACGACTTCGCCAATCCGTGTCTCACCTGTGATTCCCACGCAAAGATTTCGTACGGCGACACTGTCCAGCTATATCTTGCTATCGGACGCTTTCGAGCAGCATCCCCACTGTCAAATACCAGCCATCGATCATGACAAACAAGAGTAGTTTGAATGGTAGTGAGATCAGAACAGGGGGAAGCATCATCATCCCCATACTGATCAGTATCGAAGCAATGACCATATCAATCACGAGGAACGGCAGATACACCTGAAACCCGATGATGAACGCCGTCTTCAACTCACTCAGCATATACGATGACACGAGCACACTGAGTGGAAGGTCATCGTAGCTTTGGGGTTCGACATAATTCTGGAACTCCGGGCTATCAGGAGCTGGACGCTGATATTCAACGAACATCCAAACCGTATCACCATTGCCCGTACGTTCAATCTGGTCTGCCATGAAACGACGAATCGGGGCGGCAGTCCGTTTCCATCCGCGTGCTAGTGTTTCGTCACTAGTGTCGCCCGGCGCGTTGAGCTCTCCACGTGTGTAGGGCACAATCCCTTCGTCATAGGCACGTTTCCAGACAGGCCCCATGACCATCATCGTCAGGAACAAACACAGAGAGATTATCACTTGGTTTGGTGGAAGCTGTTGTGTTCCAAGGGCCTGCCGCAACAACCCCATGACAACGATGAATCGTATGAAACATGTTGTCATAATGAGAACTGACGGAGCTAAACTTAGCACTGTCAGCAGCAATAGAATTTTCAGAGTCGAAGGCAGTCCACGAGGCGACAGCAATTCGGGAGCATCAGGCAGTTGTCCCGGTACGGGCTGTGGTTCAGCAACCTCTTGCTGGGGAGCATTCGGTTGGGCTAGGGGTCGTTGCGGTTGAAAGCCTCTCGGTCCGGGCGTTTGCTGTGAGTAGCCAACGTGAGGCGTGAGAAGTCCGCAAATACCGACGACAAAGACTAGCCAGCGTCCATTCCTAACCAGTGGATTCCGACTAAACAGCTCTGTTAGAGATCGAAAGGTTCGCCTATGCATGAGTACTCGCATAGCCTTCCATGACGGATGGATCATGCTGCTCAACATGTGACGTAGCCTGGTCGTCCTTTGGAGATCGCATCCAGAAATCGCGAAATGTCGCGGAATTGGAAGCGTCTGTCGTCGGCATTGAACATAGTCCATTTAGCACATCGACTTCGGCGGCATCGGAGATCTCTGTCAGGGTGTGCATACCGTGGGGCGAGAACCCGAGCACAATGATTCTTGATCCGCACTTGAGCAGCGTCAAAGAATGCCGACTATCTAACGCCTTCCGCCCTAGGATGTTCACGGCTTGGCTTGGCAGGGTATGAGTACCTACGGGAGAGAATCGCCGCCAGAACTTGGCGATCACGATTATCAATCCAATGACAACAGCCAACGCAACGAGCGTTCCCCACGACGAATTGGAATGACGGCTGGATTGTTCGTTCGCGGTGTTGGCCAAAGGTGAATCAGGCCGTGCCGGTAGGGGTCGACTCGGAACCGCACTCGGTGGCTGTTGAGGACGCTGTATGCGATTCGAGAATGGCGATTCCTGGGCAAATGCGTCGGCTGCTACTACCAGCATCGATACACATATCCCGGTCGCCAACAAAGTGCGACGCATTGCCGATCCTTCCAGAAGAAATTCCCCGGGCCATCCAATGGCTTTTCATTTCACACGAAAGCTAGGGCGAACTGTGTTGCCATCTTGAGGTCGGGCCACCCCAATTTGACACGACTAGCATTCCGCGTCCGAGGGTTTACAACGGATCGGTGGATTCTGTCAAGAACGGATTGCGCGCGAAGTGTTGCGAACGACGCAAAACACGAATCAAATGTCCACGTGAACTCGGGAGTCATATCCGAACGGCAATTCTTGATACCGTCGGGCACAATTCGCTTGGCAACTGCGGTCTAGATTGTTGGCGAGAGAATCTCAGCCACACGCACGCAGAAGTTGTCGTTGAGAACGAGGACTTCACCGCGAGCCACCAGGCGACCATTCACGAGGATATCCACCGGGTCACCCGCAAGTTTGTCGAGTGAAACAACGGACCCCTCTCGCAGCTTGACGACATCCTCGATGAGCAATTCCGTGCGACCGAGTTCAATCCGTAGATCGAGTTCGACATCTTGCAGGAAGTTCAACGGCAACGCCGTACTAGACTGGCCCGCCGCCGAATCGAACGATTCCATCTGATACGGCTTCGCCTGCTCAGCGTTGGGCGAATTTTCGGGCCGTGCACTCCCGCTGAGAGCGGCGGCCAAGTCGGCTTCCGCCTGGTTCAACAGCTCTTCGGTCTGAGATTCAGCCTCGTTCGATTGAGCCTGAGCGAGAAGATCCTCGATCTCCCCCGCATCAATTTGCTCAGACGGTTCAATCGGCGGCTCGGAGGCGGAATCATCCGCTGCCCCCAGCAAGGCTTCTATCTCGTCGGGCCTGAGTAAGTCATCGTCCTGATCGGCCACGTCCGTGTGGTCTCCGCTATCGGCTAGTTCAGCCTAGACTATCAACGTCAATCACTTGATGCACTACACTGACAGGGTAGGGCAACATGCTTTCGCAGTCATACACCCGCCCAAACGGAATCGAACCACGTCGCTGGGCGATTGCGACGAGTGCATCGTTATTGTTCCATCGTGCGAAAATCACTCACAAAGATTTCCGTCACCATGCTTTGTCGCATGACTTTATTGATTTTCTCTTTGATCTGCCGTTTGACGACATTCAGTTCAGGGTCTTGGATGTCTTCCATGCCACAACTCCGAGCAACTCCCACGACCGCCTCTCGGATACGTGCTGGCATCGTCTTGTTGATCGCCTCGTCGAAGTTGATATCTTGCCCCTTTGGAATCCCAGCGACCAACTTAAAGCGGATGTGAATCACCGCTCCCGGAGCCGCCACCCGATTGCTCACATTGAAGGTATCGATTGGAACTTCGACCAAGTCCAGTTCGGGTTCCTCTTCGATGGGGGCTGCTTCTGTCTCGGCTGAAGCGGCTGGCTTGACGAGAAAATACGTCGCACCGGCGGAGCCAAGAATCGAGACGACAGCGACGATGATCAGCTTCAACATATCGAGATCAATGGGTTTGAAGGGTTCATTCCCACGGAAATCAAGACGATCCCGTGGTCCGAAGTAAATGCGAAGTCAGGTTGCTGAAAGGACAATCGACTCACTGAGCAATGTTTAGAGGTTTCTCTCCTTCAACTTAGCATATGGCGAAGGAAACATAGAAAAGTTACGCAAATTAACAGCTTTAGTTTTCAGATTCGTCCGGCTGAGAATTTTCAGCGTTCCTATAACTCGCAATCGTAAATACGTCAACCCGACGATTTTGATCCTGACGGTTCGCTTCACGGGTCAGGAGGTGAGTTTCTGTATCGCCCGCAGCGCTGATTCGCATTTTCTTTCGCCCGACTCCTTCTGCGATCAAGAAGTTCGCGACCACCGTTGCACGCGCAAACGCTAGATCCATTTTGTCCGTCAATACCGGCTGAATCGGTTCATTGCCGGAACGATGGATACCATCGACCGGCAACGGTTCGCGTGTGGTGTGACCTCGAACCACGATCAGGCCATTGTGTTCGATCAGATCCTCGGCGATTGCGCTGAGGTTCTGCTTCATACGGGCTGAGAGCGTTGTCGAGAAACGGTCGAAAAAGACAGGCCCCCCGAGTGTCAAGTGGTTACCGTGATTGATTCGTTCACCGCTTGTATGTTCGCCAGCGTTCCCAGTCGAATCGCGACCAGCCTGTTTGATCCCACCTTCAGACGTGTTTCCTTTGGAGCCACGTTTGCTGAACTCACTTGTCGACTGGAGAGACCGACCGGGCATGCTGGCCCGTCCGTCCGTGTTGCCGAACGACTCGCGTAATGCATCGAGGGCCGCCCGCACTTCGCCGTTATCACTTTTGAGTTCACTCAACGACACCAGCATGATGAAGAAGGTCAGCAGCAACGACATCATATCGCCGTAAGTGACAACCCATTCTGGAACGCCTGGGGCATCATCTTCTTCTGCAGCCATGATTGAACTCTCGATCCTTGAGATGCAGAGCCAACATTCGAATCAACGCACCGGAATCGGCTTTGAATTGAGAGCACCATTCAGTCTTCGGCGTTCATGTTGAATGCAAGTGATCCGATTGGTTCTTCTAGCAAAATGCAGAGGATATTGGTGAACCGAACGCGACGAATTAGCAATCACGTTAGGCCGCGGCGGCTTCCGCGTTCTGATCCGCCTTGGCTCGTTCGGATGGTGGAAGCATCGTCATCAACTTTTGCTCTAACACGCGGGGATTGTCACCATCTTGAATGGCAACCAAGCCACGAACAATCACTTCGCGGACCTCCATCTCCCGCTTGCTGTAAAACGCTAGTTTATCGGCAAATGGCAGAAAGAAGAGGTTAGAAACGATAGCGCCGTAAAGCGTCGTGATCAAAGCCACGGCCATCCCTGGACCAATCGCTTCCGGATCGTCCATATTCCCAAGCATGATGATCAGGCCCATCAGAGTCCCAATCATTCCAAATGCAGGTGCATAGCGACCGACGGTGTCCATCAGTGTCTTACCCGTCTTATGACGATTCACAATGGCATCCATTTCGGCCCGTAGAATCCCCTCCATCAACTCAGTGTCGGTCCCATCCACAGCCATTTGAATTCCAAGCAATATGAATGGGTCTTCGATGTCGTCAGTCCGACCCTCTAACGCTAGGATCCCCTCTCGACGAGCCAGTTCTGCGAACTCAACAAGTTGATGGATAACCGGAGTCAGCGACTGTTGCTTCGGAAAAAAGCTCTTTAGGATGACCTTATGAACTTGGAGCACGGTCCCGATTGGGAACGCAATAAACGTTGCCGCGATTGCCCCTCCGACCACAACGGCTAGCGATGGATAGTCAATAAACGCGGCGAAACTCGACCCCGGTGCAATCATGATGGAGAGGAGGAGCAGGGCAATCCCCGCGACCAATCCTCCGACGGTTGCCTTATCCATCGCTTCGCACTTTCCGCTGAGAACTCACGCTCAAGAAACCAATTAGGAGGGCATTAGACCATCGACATACAATTCTAAGTTCCTGTAGTTGAGACTTAGAACCGCAGAAAGTTCAACTAAGAATTCGAGCGACAAAATGTGACAACGATTCCCGAATCCCCGACAACAAAACGATCCAGCACAACCAGTTGCAATCGACTGTAACTTCAACCGTCTAGGCTATAATCATGCGGCGGGTTTCCCAACGTATTGATCGACCAGATTCCCATTGGTGAGCCGACGGTACGCTAGACTTCGTTTCACGACTTCGGCAACGCTCTCGCGAACGATAAACCGATCATTCGTGGTCAATGTCACAAAAGTGTCAGGACGACTTTCGACCATCCGGATCAACTCCGCATTGACAACAAACTCCTCACCGCCAAGTCGCGTGAGCTTGATCATCGTCACCCTCTCTATCGACCAAGAACAAGAAGCTCGTCGACGAGTGTCTGTACTGAACCGATCACACGAGCGTTCCCACGATAGTTTGTGGAAGCCACAATGAGATCAACAAGATTTCGACCGACATCTGTATTCGATAGTTCAATCGCCCCCGACCGCACGGTGCCGGCCCCGAGGCTTCCCGGTGTCACGATGAATGGGGGACCACTCCCCACACCTTCCATGTAGTTCGACCCGCCGGCTTCAATCAGGCCTTGCGTGTTCGAAAATCGAGCCAGCGTTACTTGCCCGAGGGTCCGAATCACACCATTGTCAAAAATCCCGTTGATTACCCCGGTCTCATCAGTCACAAAGCTTGTGAGTGTCCCCGGCGCCGATCCGTCTTGAGACTCCAAACCGAGGATACTGCCCCCGGAAGACAGACCGGAGACATTCGAAAAGTCCACTTGGATCTGCATGGGGCTAATCGCCGCCGTCGAATTCCGGTCGATTGAGAAGGTTCTCACCCCGTCCCCAACTAATTGTCCCTCGCCATCGAACGTGATTGTGCCGTCGCCTAGCACAGTGCTCAAATCACTATCATCATCGCTCTCGAAGAAATAGCGAAAAGTCGTCGAGCTAGGAGTACTAGACTCAAGATACGAAGACATCCGCACTGTGAGCGGTTCCCCGAGGGAGTCAAACACCACGAAGTCGGTGACTGCACTTTCACCAACGGCTGTTTCCGACTTTTGAAAGGCCAAGCTCGTTGGCTCAATCAACGCCCCGTTTGTTACGGTCAGGTCCGAAGTAGCAACGTTGATGTCATTGGCTGTTCCTCGATTGCCCAAGATCTGAAGTTCACCAGCGCCCGTAATTGTCACGCCCGGATTAGTCCCGGTATTCCCGTCCGCCGGAACCGTCCCGCCGCTGTGGATACCAAGTGCTCCCTGAATCAGATCCATAAGGTCTTGAACGGTCGAGGTGGCTTCAATTGTCATTGACTGTGGTG
It includes:
- a CDS encoding flagellar hook-basal body complex protein, which encodes MGLTSALNTSLNGLALNETTIDVLGNNIANANTTGFKASNVQFATQLSRTLSVGSRPTASDGGTNPRQIGLGANVSAIVKDFSQGSITNSTSPSDLAVEGDGLFILDGPSGNVYSRNGNFTLNSASTLVNADGLHVQGYGIDEDFNLVTTQLTDIQIPLGELNVAERTSNVELNGALYPGGDVGANGALVTSDAMTDSSSGGAANAGSLLVDLVDSGANALFPVGETVSFGGRKGGRTQTPQSMTIEATSTVQDLMDLIQGALGIHSGGTVPADGNTGTNPGVTITGAGELQILGNRGTANDINVATSDLTVTNGALIEPTSLAFQKSETAVGESAVTDFVVFDSLGEPLTVRMSSYLESSTPSSTTFRYFFESDDDSDLSTVLGDGTITFDGEGQLVGDGVRTFSIDRNSTAAISPMQIQVDFSNVSGLSSGGSILGLESQDGSAPGTLTSFVTDETGVINGIFDNGVIRTLGQVTLARFSNTQGLIEAGGSNYMEGVGSGPPFIVTPGSLGAGTVRSGAIELSNTDVGRNLVDLIVASTNYRGNARVIGSVQTLVDELLVLGR
- a CDS encoding flagellar basal body-associated FliL family protein — its product is MLKLIIVAVVSILGSAGATYFLVKPAASAETEAAPIEEEPELDLVEVPIDTFNVSNRVAAPGAVIHIRFKLVAGIPKGQDINFDEAINKTMPARIREAVVGVARSCGMEDIQDPELNVVKRQIKEKINKVMRQSMVTEIFVSDFRTMEQ
- the fliN gene encoding flagellar motor switch protein FliN → MADQDDDLLRPDEIEALLGAADDSASEPPIEPSEQIDAGEIEDLLAQAQSNEAESQTEELLNQAEADLAAALSGSARPENSPNAEQAKPYQMESFDSAAGQSSTALPLNFLQDVELDLRIELGRTELLIEDVVKLREGSVVSLDKLAGDPVDILVNGRLVARGEVLVLNDNFCVRVAEILSPTI
- a CDS encoding OmpA/MotB family protein is translated as MAAEEDDAPGVPEWVVTYGDMMSLLLTFFIMLVSLSELKSDNGEVRAALDALRESFGNTDGRASMPGRSLQSTSEFSKRGSKGNTSEGGIKQAGRDSTGNAGEHTSGERINHGNHLTLGGPVFFDRFSTTLSARMKQNLSAIAEDLIEHNGLIVVRGHTTREPLPVDGIHRSGNEPIQPVLTDKMDLAFARATVVANFLIAEGVGRKKMRISAAGDTETHLLTREANRQDQNRRVDVFTIASYRNAENSQPDESEN
- a CDS encoding flagellar biosynthetic protein FliR, whose protein sequence is MDFLQSPSLTDFLSSSLVDTLLVRFYIWVLVFIRLSGLMILGPLFGTPAVPIKVRALFAVSLSVVVAPLIPIQEEKVLIAVDRNHDQRISQDEVPENWEGRYRVAVEIWGEDSVGIPQLATIWRLPLTVLDFTRTILGEIALGFVLGLGVFTVLCGLQLAGEMIDQQAGTALGEVFNPGLGTNSGLGGQAIYMFGMTVFLVMTPLGGHLMILSALLDTFQILPVGEAWVSTSVVSLLIDLVHQSLVIAIQVAAPVLATTSLIALVMGFLGHTTPQINVLVVGFPIRATATLIVFALSFSGAARLVIDLVPLTIRHLTTAMANS
- a CDS encoding motility protein A, producing the protein MDKATVGGLVAGIALLLLSIMIAPGSSFAAFIDYPSLAVVVGGAIAATFIAFPIGTVLQVHKVILKSFFPKQQSLTPVIHQLVEFAELARREGILALEGRTDDIEDPFILLGIQMAVDGTDTELMEGILRAEMDAIVNRHKTGKTLMDTVGRYAPAFGMIGTLMGLIIMLGNMDDPEAIGPGMAVALITTLYGAIVSNLFFLPFADKLAFYSKREMEVREVIVRGLVAIQDGDNPRVLEQKLMTMLPPSERAKADQNAEAAAA
- a CDS encoding flagellar FlbD family protein, which translates into the protein MIKLTRLGGEEFVVNAELIRMVESRPDTFVTLTTNDRFIVRESVAEVVKRSLAYRRLTNGNLVDQYVGKPAA
- the fliP gene encoding flagellar type III secretion system pore protein FliP (The bacterial flagellar biogenesis protein FliP forms a type III secretion system (T3SS)-type pore required for flagellar assembly.), whose amino-acid sequence is MLSSMIHPSWKAMRVLMHRRTFRSLTELFSRNPLVRNGRWLVFVVGICGLLTPHVGYSQQTPGPRGFQPQRPLAQPNAPQQEVAEPQPVPGQLPDAPELLSPRGLPSTLKILLLLTVLSLAPSVLIMTTCFIRFIVVMGLLRQALGTQQLPPNQVIISLCLFLTMMVMGPVWKRAYDEGIVPYTRGELNAPGDTSDETLARGWKRTAAPIRRFMADQIERTGNGDTVWMFVEYQRPAPDSPEFQNYVEPQSYDDLPLSVLVSSYMLSELKTAFIIGFQVYLPFLVIDMVIASILISMGMMMLPPVLISLPFKLLLFVMIDGWYLTVGMLLESVR
- the fliQ gene encoding flagellar biosynthesis protein FliQ → MTADQATELMRSAILLSLVIGLPVMLTAVIVGLAISIFQAVTQLQDQTLSFVPKIIAMMAVLLFVLPWTLEQVVEYSQEVFENVAPNLTQSSS
- a CDS encoding FliO/MopB family protein: MLVVAADAFAQESPFSNRIQRPQQPPSAVPSRPLPARPDSPLANTANEQSSRHSNSSWGTLVALAVVIGLIIVIAKFWRRFSPVGTHTLPSQAVNILGRKALDSRHSLTLLKCGSRIIVLGFSPHGMHTLTEISDAAEVDVLNGLCSMPTTDASNSATFRDFWMRSPKDDQATSHVEQHDPSVMEGYASTHA